A single region of the Streptomyces sp. NBC_01803 genome encodes:
- a CDS encoding phage head-tail connector protein has protein sequence MANEYADLATMKNSLNIQTSDTTSDALLNRALTSASRSIDATCGRRFWLDPAPVARTYRLRGRVVCEDDGEVLLTDDIGTAAGLTVETGAAGNWTATTNYETSPDNALADGRPVTGLLRANGMWGTGLSTARVRVTARWGWPTVPDDIAQAALIQALRLYRRKDSPEGVTGSAEWGVVRLSRRDPDVWALIESYIAHGFG, from the coding sequence GTGGCCAACGAGTACGCCGACCTGGCCACCATGAAGAACAGCCTGAATATCCAGACGTCGGATACGACGTCGGACGCGCTGCTCAACCGGGCGCTCACCTCGGCCTCGCGCAGCATCGACGCGACGTGCGGGCGCCGGTTCTGGCTCGATCCGGCGCCGGTCGCGCGCACGTACCGGCTGCGCGGACGTGTGGTGTGCGAGGACGACGGCGAGGTGCTGCTGACCGACGACATCGGCACCGCGGCTGGCCTGACCGTGGAGACCGGGGCTGCCGGGAACTGGACGGCGACCACCAACTACGAGACCAGCCCGGACAACGCGCTGGCCGACGGCCGTCCGGTGACCGGGCTGCTGCGCGCGAACGGCATGTGGGGCACCGGGCTGAGCACGGCGCGGGTGCGGGTCACCGCGCGCTGGGGCTGGCCTACGGTTCCGGACGACATCGCGCAAGCGGCGCTCATCCAGGCGCTGCGCCTGTACCGCCGCAAGGACTCCCCGGAGGGCGTGACCGGCTCGGCGGAGTGGGGCGTTGTGCGCCTGTCCCGCCGGGACCCGGACGTGTGGGCGCTCATCGAGAGCTACATCGCGCACGGCTTCGGATAG
- a CDS encoding phage major capsid family protein, which produces MPGTIDDLVASIEVELEAAHKRLKKCGAEVKLILDKAQQDGRSALTAEEDERVTELFAARDQARGDIDGIERKLANANKIKTEEMERAEQAKKVTPTETRRPSYDQVARVGTEERTYRKDADPLGKGFLMDIARQFSYQDVEAASRLARHMQEERVERAEYMQRAVGTSAFTGLTVPQYLTDMYAPATAALRPFADICNRHPLPDQGMSIEISRITTGSDAGLQATQNTAVTEQNMDDTLLSVPVKTASGQQTVSRQAIDRGTGIEDVAFQDLFNRVATRLDATLLNEAATGLTNVAQANAYTDASPTGAELYPKILGAAAGVEANLLAMGAPTHAVMHSRRWYWLSSQMSNSWPMVNFQNIPVQASATADPSSSYASGPRGVLPNGMIVVVDNNIGTAYGAGTNEDELYVVPSTECHLWEDDNAPLFIRAEQPHAASLGVLLVAYSYFAYTFGRYTNGMQKVGGTGLVTPTF; this is translated from the coding sequence ATGCCCGGAACCATTGACGACCTGGTCGCCTCGATCGAGGTCGAACTGGAGGCCGCGCACAAGCGGCTCAAGAAGTGCGGGGCCGAGGTCAAGCTGATCCTTGACAAGGCCCAGCAGGACGGCCGCTCGGCGCTGACCGCCGAGGAGGACGAGCGGGTCACCGAGCTGTTCGCCGCCCGCGACCAGGCCCGCGGCGACATCGACGGCATCGAGCGGAAGCTCGCCAACGCCAACAAGATCAAGACCGAGGAGATGGAACGGGCCGAGCAGGCCAAGAAGGTCACCCCGACGGAGACCCGCCGCCCCTCCTACGACCAGGTCGCCCGGGTCGGCACCGAGGAGCGCACCTACCGCAAGGACGCGGACCCGCTCGGCAAGGGCTTCCTGATGGACATCGCCCGCCAGTTCTCCTACCAGGACGTCGAGGCCGCCTCCCGGCTCGCGCGGCACATGCAGGAGGAGCGCGTCGAGCGCGCCGAGTACATGCAGCGCGCGGTCGGTACCAGCGCCTTCACGGGCCTGACGGTGCCGCAGTACCTGACCGACATGTACGCCCCGGCCACCGCGGCGCTGCGGCCGTTCGCCGACATCTGCAACCGGCACCCGCTGCCGGACCAGGGCATGTCCATCGAGATCTCCCGCATCACCACAGGCTCCGACGCCGGCCTCCAGGCGACGCAGAACACTGCGGTGACGGAGCAGAACATGGACGACACCCTGCTGTCGGTGCCGGTCAAGACGGCGTCCGGGCAGCAGACCGTCTCCCGGCAGGCGATCGACCGCGGCACGGGCATCGAGGACGTCGCGTTCCAGGATCTGTTCAACCGGGTCGCCACCCGGCTGGATGCCACGCTCCTGAACGAGGCCGCCACCGGCCTGACCAACGTGGCCCAGGCCAACGCGTACACCGACGCCTCGCCGACGGGCGCCGAGTTGTACCCGAAGATCCTGGGCGCGGCTGCGGGTGTCGAGGCCAACCTGCTGGCGATGGGCGCTCCGACGCACGCGGTCATGCACTCCCGCCGCTGGTACTGGCTGTCCAGCCAGATGTCCAACAGCTGGCCAATGGTCAACTTCCAGAACATTCCGGTGCAGGCGTCCGCGACGGCCGACCCCAGCAGCTCGTATGCCTCGGGGCCGCGCGGTGTCCTGCCGAACGGCATGATCGTGGTCGTCGACAACAACATCGGCACCGCCTACGGCGCGGGCACCAACGAGGACGAGTTGTACGTCGTGCCGTCCACGGAGTGCCACCTGTGGGAGGACGACAACGCGCCGCTGTTCATCCGCGCCGAGCAGCCGCACGCCGCGTCCCTGGGCGTGCTGCTGGTCGCCTACTCGTACTTCGCCTACACCTTCGGCCGCTACACCAACGGCATGCAGAAGGTCGGCGGTACGGGCCTGGTCACCCCGACGTTCTGA
- a CDS encoding HK97 family phage prohead protease yields the protein MSDMASLRAQAATARSAAAGSTTMAVPRDRPESPEVRFTSELRAKKVMRDEMEWYQVEGYASAFERGYEMWDMFGPYTEVVSAGAADATLAADPEVVFRFNHAGTPMASTRNGRLELWADGAGLGQRAYLNPKRSDVQLLVQAIDDADVREQSFMFRITSGQWSPDYTEYRINTFDLERGDVGPVTYGANPHTSVAARSGEFLAAIDTLPPLVAREAYSRLAQRGDLTVKPVVPATAPTPVPAAQGRSISMLRTQLLIAEED from the coding sequence ATGAGCGACATGGCCAGCCTGCGGGCGCAGGCCGCCACGGCGCGGTCCGCCGCCGCAGGCTCGACGACGATGGCCGTCCCCCGCGACCGGCCGGAGTCGCCCGAGGTGCGGTTCACCTCCGAGCTCCGTGCGAAGAAGGTGATGCGCGACGAGATGGAGTGGTACCAGGTCGAGGGCTACGCCTCGGCGTTCGAACGGGGCTACGAGATGTGGGACATGTTCGGCCCGTACACCGAGGTCGTCTCCGCCGGTGCCGCCGACGCGACGCTCGCCGCCGACCCCGAGGTGGTGTTCCGTTTCAATCACGCCGGCACCCCGATGGCCTCGACGCGCAACGGCCGTCTGGAGCTATGGGCGGACGGCGCCGGCCTGGGGCAGCGCGCCTATCTCAACCCCAAACGCAGCGACGTGCAGCTCCTCGTCCAGGCCATCGACGACGCGGACGTGCGCGAGCAGTCGTTCATGTTCCGCATCACCTCGGGCCAGTGGTCCCCGGACTACACCGAGTACCGCATCAATACGTTCGACCTGGAGCGCGGAGACGTCGGCCCGGTGACCTACGGCGCCAACCCGCACACCTCCGTGGCCGCGCGGTCCGGGGAGTTCCTGGCCGCGATTGACACGCTCCCGCCCCTGGTGGCGCGGGAGGCGTACAGCAGGCTCGCCCAGCGCGGCGACCTGACCGTGAAGCCGGTGGTGCCCGCGACGGCGCCAACTCCGGTACCGGCCGCGCAGGGCCGCTCGATCTCCATGCTGCGCACCCAGCTCCTCATCGCCGAAGAGGACTGA
- a CDS encoding phage portal protein, protein MSLFSRRAYPGQTADQLIPQRPQQRSGTAVVTNETAMRHSAVWACLRLRANLISTMPVDVYRRVDGIQVEVPKPPVLVAPGGERVGIQEWLYSTQVDLDRAGNAFGLITARDGLGLPARIDLVPLADVTVVVRKGVLTYRIAGTQYEPREVWHERQYTLSGLHLGLSPVAYAAWSIGEYLSIQQFALDWFGNGAVPSAHLKNTAKTISPGQATETKQRFKAAVANRDLFVTGADWEYKMIGAESAGGDWIEAKRFGIGDIARYFDCPGDLIDAAVSGSSITYASITQRNLQFLIMSLGPAVSRRETALGTLTSRPRFVKLNAAALLRMDPAARAAMLKTQIDSRTLTPDEARELEDRPPLTDAQMAQFDRLFGQKNTTPTTAVSGGTAPTGAMT, encoded by the coding sequence ATGAGCCTGTTCTCCCGGCGTGCGTATCCGGGGCAGACGGCGGACCAGTTGATCCCGCAGCGTCCGCAGCAGCGCAGCGGTACGGCGGTGGTGACGAACGAGACCGCGATGCGGCACAGCGCGGTGTGGGCGTGCCTGCGGCTGCGGGCCAACCTGATCTCCACGATGCCGGTGGATGTGTACCGGCGGGTCGACGGAATCCAGGTGGAGGTGCCCAAGCCGCCGGTGCTGGTGGCCCCGGGCGGTGAGCGGGTCGGGATTCAGGAGTGGCTGTACTCGACGCAGGTCGACTTGGACCGGGCGGGTAATGCCTTCGGCCTGATCACCGCGCGGGACGGTCTTGGCCTTCCGGCGCGGATCGACCTGGTGCCGCTGGCCGACGTGACGGTGGTAGTCCGCAAGGGGGTGCTGACGTACCGCATCGCTGGCACGCAGTACGAGCCGCGTGAGGTGTGGCACGAGCGGCAGTACACCCTGTCCGGTCTGCATCTCGGGCTGTCCCCGGTGGCCTACGCCGCGTGGTCGATCGGGGAGTACCTCAGCATTCAGCAGTTCGCGCTGGACTGGTTCGGCAACGGCGCTGTGCCCTCGGCGCATCTGAAGAACACCGCGAAGACGATCAGCCCGGGGCAGGCGACCGAGACGAAGCAGCGGTTCAAGGCGGCGGTGGCCAACCGGGATCTGTTCGTGACGGGCGCGGACTGGGAGTACAAGATGATCGGGGCCGAGTCCGCCGGCGGCGACTGGATCGAGGCGAAGCGGTTCGGGATCGGGGACATCGCCCGGTACTTCGACTGTCCCGGTGATCTGATCGACGCTGCCGTCTCGGGCAGCTCCATCACCTACGCCAGCATCACGCAGCGCAACTTGCAGTTCCTGATCATGAGCCTGGGGCCGGCGGTGAGCCGCCGCGAAACGGCACTGGGCACCCTGACATCCCGGCCCAGGTTCGTGAAGCTCAACGCGGCGGCGCTGCTGCGGATGGACCCGGCTGCGCGTGCCGCGATGCTCAAGACGCAGATCGACTCCCGCACGCTGACGCCGGACGAGGCTCGCGAGCTGGAGGACCGGCCGCCGCTGACCGATGCGCAGATGGCGCAGTTCGACCGGCTGTTCGGCCAGAAGAACACCACCCCGACGACCGCCGTGAGCGGTGGCACGGCACCGACAGGAGCGATGACATGA
- a CDS encoding terminase large subunit domain-containing protein, whose product MTMTSETWTPPSEFAAQCRELWELSCPPRWGTPRRPERKTLGPRVAKVMTKLGYPPMPWQQYVLDVALEIDPETGRFAYREVGLSVPRQQGKTQQILGVMTHRIAAWTRQNVVYAAQTRGMARTRWEDEFIETLDASSLAGKYRTRKNNGNEAIIWTSTRSKLGITSNTEKAGHGPPLDLGVIDEAFAHEDDRLEQAMSPAMLTRPKAQLWWASAGGTEKSAYLNRKRQRGRELIEELWKSGEFPAVAYFEWFAPDDMDRTSPATWRACMPALGHTVDEATVRAELDKLEAPEFDRAYLNRTRKATPPQDPNIPVKLWPQRAEPTSKASTDVALALDVSADRTHSSIGLASVRADGREHWELVDRRAGTDWVVPALVKLKRLHHPVAIAVAATGSPAASLIDDLVAAGIDAPEDPEHPQRGDLAVLRSGDQVEACGQWADAVAQGTAVHIEQAPLTAAVTGARTRSVGDAWVLHRKSSLTDVSPLCAVVWARWALLTRLPAVSEDYDVLESVY is encoded by the coding sequence ATGACGATGACCTCGGAGACCTGGACACCCCCGAGTGAGTTCGCCGCCCAGTGCCGGGAGTTGTGGGAGCTGAGCTGCCCGCCCCGGTGGGGAACTCCCCGTCGCCCGGAGCGGAAGACGCTGGGGCCGCGGGTCGCGAAGGTCATGACCAAGCTCGGATACCCGCCGATGCCATGGCAGCAGTACGTCTTGGACGTGGCGCTGGAGATCGACCCGGAGACGGGCCGGTTCGCCTACCGCGAGGTGGGGCTGTCGGTGCCACGGCAGCAGGGGAAGACGCAGCAGATTCTCGGGGTGATGACGCATCGCATCGCGGCGTGGACGCGGCAGAACGTGGTGTACGCGGCGCAGACGCGCGGTATGGCGCGCACCCGGTGGGAAGACGAGTTCATCGAGACGCTGGACGCGAGCTCGCTGGCGGGGAAGTACCGCACGCGGAAGAACAACGGCAACGAGGCGATCATCTGGACCTCTACCCGGTCGAAGCTGGGGATCACCTCGAACACGGAGAAGGCCGGCCACGGGCCGCCGCTCGATCTCGGTGTGATCGATGAGGCGTTCGCGCACGAGGACGACCGGCTGGAGCAGGCGATGTCCCCGGCGATGCTGACCCGTCCGAAGGCTCAACTGTGGTGGGCGTCCGCAGGTGGCACGGAGAAGTCCGCGTACCTGAACCGCAAGCGGCAGCGTGGCCGGGAGCTGATCGAGGAGCTGTGGAAGAGCGGCGAGTTCCCGGCCGTGGCGTACTTCGAGTGGTTCGCGCCGGACGACATGGACCGCACCAGCCCGGCGACGTGGCGGGCGTGCATGCCGGCGCTGGGGCACACGGTGGACGAGGCGACGGTGCGCGCCGAGCTGGACAAGCTCGAGGCCCCGGAGTTCGACCGCGCGTATCTGAACCGCACGAGGAAGGCGACGCCGCCGCAGGATCCGAACATCCCGGTGAAGCTGTGGCCGCAGCGCGCCGAGCCGACCTCGAAGGCGAGTACGGATGTGGCGCTGGCGCTGGATGTCTCGGCGGACCGCACGCACTCGTCAATCGGCCTGGCCTCGGTGCGGGCGGACGGCCGTGAGCACTGGGAGCTGGTGGACCGGCGCGCGGGGACGGACTGGGTGGTGCCGGCGCTGGTGAAGCTCAAGCGGCTGCACCACCCCGTCGCGATCGCGGTAGCGGCGACGGGTTCGCCGGCCGCTTCGCTGATCGACGACCTGGTGGCGGCGGGGATCGACGCCCCGGAGGATCCGGAGCATCCGCAGCGTGGGGACCTGGCGGTCCTGCGCAGCGGGGACCAGGTCGAGGCGTGCGGGCAGTGGGCCGACGCGGTCGCGCAGGGCACGGCGGTGCACATCGAGCAGGCGCCGCTCACGGCGGCGGTGACCGGCGCGCGCACGCGGTCCGTGGGGGATGCGTGGGTGCTTCACCGTAAGTCGTCGCTGACGGACGTCTCGCCGCTGTGCGCGGTGGTGTGGGCGCGGTGGGCGCTGCTGACGCGGCTGCCTGCGGTGAGCGAGGACTACGACGTTTTGGAGTCGGTCTACTGA
- a CDS encoding HNH endonuclease gives MAKRTELTSYAYRKMRARVLAESDVCIICGHPDSDAVDHVTPVARGGARLDPDNMAPIHGVTGCPTCGRKCNNEKSDRPLSQVTRLKTSRDWYAE, from the coding sequence ATGGCCAAGCGCACCGAGCTGACCAGCTACGCCTACCGCAAGATGCGCGCCCGGGTCCTGGCCGAATCCGACGTGTGCATCATCTGCGGCCACCCCGACTCAGACGCCGTCGACCACGTCACTCCCGTCGCTCGCGGCGGTGCGCGGCTGGACCCGGACAACATGGCCCCGATCCACGGCGTGACCGGCTGCCCGACGTGCGGGCGCAAATGCAACAACGAGAAGTCGGACCGGCCGTTGTCGCAGGTCACGAGGCTGAAGACGTCTCGTGACTGGTACGCGGAGTGA
- a CDS encoding DNA-methyltransferase: MTWTLHHGDALLILPTLNTPIDAVIADPPYNSGGRTMTERTSRTAREKYLTNDGRHHGHDLGDFTGENRDQRAYGYWLSLLLAECFRLTRPGGAALVFTDWRQLPATTDALQAGGWTWRGIAVWHKPTARPQPGRMRQDCEFIVWGSNGAMIPGNDPVYLPGHFTGSQPRGSQRQHITQKPEDVMRQLVRIVPEDGTVLDPFAGSGTTGAAALRGGRNFIGIEQSAHYAETARTRLRAITPALT; this comes from the coding sequence ATGACCTGGACCCTGCATCACGGAGACGCCCTCCTGATCCTGCCCACCCTCAACACCCCCATCGACGCCGTCATCGCCGACCCCCCGTACAACTCCGGCGGACGCACGATGACCGAACGCACCAGCCGTACCGCCCGCGAGAAGTACCTCACCAACGACGGACGCCACCACGGCCACGACCTCGGCGACTTCACCGGCGAGAACCGCGACCAACGCGCCTACGGCTACTGGCTCTCTCTGCTCCTGGCCGAGTGCTTCCGCCTCACCCGCCCCGGCGGTGCCGCCCTCGTCTTCACCGACTGGCGCCAGCTCCCCGCCACCACCGACGCCCTCCAGGCCGGAGGATGGACCTGGCGCGGCATCGCCGTCTGGCACAAACCCACCGCACGCCCCCAGCCCGGACGCATGCGGCAGGACTGTGAATTCATCGTCTGGGGCAGCAACGGCGCCATGATCCCGGGCAACGACCCGGTATACCTGCCCGGACACTTCACCGGAAGCCAGCCCCGCGGCAGCCAGCGGCAGCACATCACCCAAAAGCCCGAGGACGTCATGCGGCAGCTCGTGCGCATCGTCCCCGAGGACGGCACCGTGCTCGACCCCTTCGCCGGCAGCGGGACAACCGGCGCCGCCGCCCTCAGGGGGGGCAGGAACTTCATCGGCATCGAGCAATCCGCCCACTACGCCGAAACCGCCCGTACCCGGCTCCGAGCGATCACCCCCGCACTCACCTGA
- a CDS encoding DEAD/DEAH box helicase, producing MPAFTPRPYQTEAINALTNGWKGPHNRLAVVLPTGAGKTVVFANLILAILAALNGRRALVIAHREELIQQAADKIRAVAPGLRVGIVKAERDEHHDADVIVASIQTLAVRKRREAIRDIGLIIVDECHHAAAPTYMTVLEHFGAWRGIPTAGFTATMTRQDGGLADVWEEVVFTLDILDMIPEYLVDVRGKRVVVQGLNLDKVKTRAGDLQDGQLAQALDDSGAAGVVAGAYKQYAADRPGVVFTPTVATAQSMADALNDAGIRAATVWGDMPKESRATVLKWYEAGDIQVLTNCAVLTEGFDAPWTSCVVIARPTKSPGLYCQMAGRGLRMWEGKKDALILDVMGASTRHKLASIVDLTGREIADVEEGRTLGEAADAEASDQPLGEVDWEDVDLFHNSPVRWLRTDSGTWFVPLTNELFLFLIRGATPGMYRVRRWDVGQGVRAPNPDLETSLQFAMQWTEKQARQLAPPAFVQRSANWRERPPSGKQRAWCRYHRIAVPPDATAGEVADLQALKRVSSVLERIPSALAA from the coding sequence ATGCCCGCATTCACCCCGCGCCCCTACCAGACCGAGGCCATCAACGCGCTCACCAACGGCTGGAAGGGCCCCCACAACCGCCTGGCAGTCGTCCTGCCCACCGGCGCCGGCAAGACCGTCGTCTTCGCCAACCTGATCCTCGCGATCCTCGCCGCGCTCAACGGCCGCCGCGCCCTCGTCATCGCCCACCGCGAGGAACTCATCCAGCAGGCCGCCGACAAGATCCGCGCCGTCGCCCCCGGACTCCGCGTCGGCATCGTCAAAGCCGAACGCGACGAGCACCACGACGCCGACGTCATCGTCGCCAGCATCCAGACCCTCGCCGTCCGCAAGCGCCGTGAAGCCATCCGCGACATCGGCCTGATCATCGTCGACGAGTGCCACCACGCCGCCGCCCCCACCTACATGACCGTCCTGGAGCACTTCGGCGCCTGGCGCGGCATCCCCACCGCCGGCTTCACCGCCACCATGACCCGGCAGGACGGCGGCCTCGCCGACGTCTGGGAAGAGGTCGTCTTCACCCTCGACATCCTCGACATGATCCCCGAGTACCTCGTCGACGTCCGCGGCAAGCGCGTCGTCGTCCAGGGCCTCAACCTCGACAAGGTCAAGACCCGCGCGGGCGATCTCCAGGACGGGCAGCTCGCCCAGGCCCTCGACGACTCCGGAGCCGCCGGCGTCGTCGCCGGCGCCTACAAGCAGTACGCCGCCGACCGGCCCGGTGTCGTCTTCACCCCCACCGTGGCCACGGCCCAGTCCATGGCCGACGCCCTGAACGACGCCGGGATACGCGCGGCCACTGTCTGGGGCGACATGCCGAAGGAGAGCCGCGCCACCGTCCTGAAGTGGTACGAGGCCGGGGACATCCAGGTCCTCACGAACTGCGCGGTGCTCACCGAAGGGTTCGACGCCCCCTGGACGTCGTGCGTCGTCATAGCCCGGCCGACGAAGTCCCCGGGCCTGTACTGCCAGATGGCCGGCCGCGGGCTGCGGATGTGGGAGGGCAAGAAGGACGCGCTGATCCTCGACGTCATGGGCGCCTCCACCCGCCACAAGCTCGCCTCGATCGTCGACCTGACCGGGCGGGAGATCGCCGACGTCGAGGAAGGGCGGACCCTCGGCGAGGCAGCCGACGCCGAAGCCTCCGACCAGCCGCTCGGCGAGGTCGACTGGGAGGACGTCGACCTCTTCCACAACTCGCCCGTGCGCTGGCTGCGCACCGACAGCGGCACCTGGTTCGTCCCGCTCACCAACGAGCTGTTCCTCTTCCTGATCCGCGGCGCCACCCCCGGGATGTACCGGGTGCGGAGGTGGGACGTCGGCCAAGGCGTCCGGGCCCCGAACCCCGATCTGGAGACGTCGCTCCAGTTCGCCATGCAGTGGACGGAGAAGCAGGCCCGGCAGCTCGCGCCGCCCGCGTTCGTCCAGCGCTCGGCGAACTGGAGGGAGAGGCCGCCGAGCGGCAAGCAACGGGCCTGGTGCCGGTACCACCGCATCGCCGTCCCGCCCGACGCCACCGCCGGCGAAGTCGCTGACCTCCAGGCGCTGAAGCGCGTCTCCAGCGTTCTCGAACGCATCCCCTCCGCCCTCGCCGCCTGA